DNA sequence from the bacterium genome:
TACCCTGAGCCCGCATAATGGACTGAAATACCCATCTTTTTAAACTGCGGAATGTATTTTTCTATCACACTTATTGCGCTGTTTAATGCTTTGGAATTATCACTCTTAAGCTGGAATGTAAGGTTAGCGCTTCTGTATCCGTAATCAACAACCTTCCACAGATTATCAGGATCACCGGACATCTCATACAAAAGCAGATACTGGGCAATTAGATCCTGCGAATCGGGAATTCTGTTGAACTCCTCCTTATCCGCATGCATGACTTTGTTCATTCTCTTAAGATAATCGGTCAGTGCAAAGGAATTCCCTACAACTGCAAGGGAGGAGTCAACATCACTCTGAAGTTTGTCAATAGCTCTTAAGACCTCCGGCTGTTTAAAAGTGTCATTTTCTTTTGATTCAAAAATAACATTAAGGGTTGAAGTCCCTCCGAAATGCTCGTTTATAAATTTATCAGTCTGTACTATATCACTGTTTTCTTCAAATTTGTCGAGAAAACTGGAATTTATCCACACCTTCTGAATACCGATAATTGATACGGCAATGACAATAGCTGTTGCAATAATAGTAATATATTTATACTTTAATAAATTACGGATAAATTGTGAACTGAATTTATTCTGCTGTTTCTCCTTTTCTTTATCTTCTCTGTTTTTATCTTTCCATCCCGGAAGCCCGAACGCCATTATGCCTGCAGGCAGAAGAACAAGAGAAAACACCATTGCCATCATCACTCCGAAAGCAGTGAATATTCCAAAGTATTTGATGGGATAGACCTGTGAAGTTAAAAGCGAGATAAACCCTACGGCAGTGGTAACTGAAGTCATGACAACAGGCTTCCACATCTCATGTATCATATTCATTACCACTTCTTTTTTGCCTGCCCCCGGATTATTCCTCATATAAAGATGCATGTGGCTGAAAATATGTATTCCGTCTGCAACGCCTATGGCTATAAGCATAACCGGTATCATTGTTGATACTGCATAAATCGGTACTTTTAGTAAAGCCATAAGCCCGAAAGTCCATACAGTGGCAAAAAGTACTACAAGTAATGTAAAAAATGTACTCTTAAAACTTCGCAGAACAGCAATCAGCACAAAAATAATTACAAGTATGACAATGGGAACCATCCGCTTCATATCCTTTGGACCGAGATACGCCATTGTACCCTCAACAATAGGCCTGCCTGCCACGTAGAGTTTTTCAGGTCCTTCATATTTTTTTACCAGATTCAAAATTTCATGATAAAATTTCTGGGAAAAAACATCGTCGTTTATCTCTGCAATAATTACAGTAACTGTTTCATCCTTGGAAACAAGCCTTCCGTAAATCATTTCATTACTTCGAACATTGTCTCTGATTTTATTCAGAGCTTCGGGAGATTCGGGGACCTTTTTATAAAAGCTTTTTACGTCCATCCCGTCTTCTGTGCCGATAATATTATCCGCAGTGTAAAGGGAAGTAACATCGTCTTTGTTAATTTCCTTCATTTTTCCCAGAGTTTTTGTAAGATCCTTAACTTTTTTAAGTGTACTGTAATTGAAAACCCCCTCTTTGTTTTCAACAGCTATGATAATACCGTCCCGGATATTAAACTTTTCTTCAGCCTGATTGCTGTACACAAAAGCAGGATGTTTCTGCGGCATGTACTTATCAAGGTCTGTCTCCATTCTGCTCTGCTTTTTCATTACAACAAAAAATGCAATTGAAAATAAAAGAATCAGTACAAGAGCGAGATGCGGTTTTCCAAACAATTTTTTCAGCAGATTTTCCATTTGATTTTCCTTTAATTTATGAATATAATTTTATTCCGGATATTAAAGCAGCCTTGTGGCCTTTTTCGGTTTTGGTACCTTTACAACAAGAACTCTTGCTCTGTTTTCCGTTGGATTGTAAATACAGTGAGGAATATTTGCGGGGCTTTCGATTAGCATATCCGCTTTTACTGTTTCCCGCTCCTCTCCCACCATAATATCAGGAGTTCCCTCTAAGATATAGAAAAATACATCAACAGGAGTGATATGAGGTTTTAACTTCTCCCCTGGTTTTAGAGTAATGTGTACAGCAACTGCATGCTCAGTCTTATAGAGTTCTGACGCTTTGACATTGTGAACATTTTCCATGGGCTGAACCTTTTTTGCATCAGCTATTTTCATAACTGCTCTCCTTGATCATCTCTGATATTGAATTCCAGACAATCCCTCCCTTTTCTTCAAGATTAAATGAGAAATTTGACAGCCTCCACTTTGTAATTAAAAATCTCAGGGACCCTATTATAATTGTTGCCATCTGCTCGGCAGGGATATCATTTCTGATCTTTTTTTGTTCCTGTCCTTCTTTAATCAGTTTAAGTATTTTTTCCTCATTCTCATTCATTATTGAGAACACTTTTTCGGAAAGTCTTTTATCATTCTGAAAAATTTCTTCGGAGAATATTACTGCTGCCTGGGCGCTGTTTTCCGAAAAATACCTGACATGTGCCAAAAATATTTCCGTCAGGGCTGCTAAGGGAAATTTTTTGCCTTCAAGTGCAGAATGCAATTTTTTCGGAACTTTTGAGAAATAATCAAGAATACCAAGAAGAATATCTATCTTGCTTTCAAAATGTCTGTAAATAGCAGGCTCAGATAAACCCATACTTTTTGACAGATTTTTAATTGTAAGGTGCTGAATCCCCATATCCGAAATAATTTTTATAGACTTATCAATTATTTCCGTCTGTCTTTCCGTATAGTTTTCCACCAAGCCCTCAATGTTAGTTAACATTCACTAACATGATAAGAATTTTTTATCGCTTTGTCAAGGTTTTTTTATTTATTGTGAATAAAGGGTACAGATTGTACATAAGGTTAAAATTTGCTATGCCAGCGAATCTTTGATTCTTCCACTAATCCGTCAAAAGCCGGACACAGTTGCACAAATTAGCACGAATTATTTTTATGCTTTTCTATATGAAGCATTTTTAACGTTTTCATACAGCCACGTAACTCGAGTCAGAGTGTAAATATTTTTCAAAATTAGTCAAATTTATTATACAGCTTTTTCTAATATCAAATTTTCAGTTGAAATATTTAAAATATCTTCATTACTATATCGTTCTTTAGCACCTATTATTTCTAAACCTATAATTTTTCCATCCTCATCAAAATCAATATTAATGCCCTCTTCTAATTCTTTTGTTCGGGATACGACTTTTTCTTGAATTCTTATATATAAAGCATCTACTTCCTGATCGTATTCTATCTTCATCTCACTGTCTCCTATTTATTTTTATCTATTACAGTAATTATAATAAGTTTATCATCTTCTTTTTTAAAAGTTACTTTAATCCACTTTTCATTTATCTGCTTGTATGCATTTTCTCTTCCCTTTATAGCATTTTGTACATCTTCCGGATCAAAAATTGTGCTTATAACATCTTCTTCAGAAACTTCCCTCCATTTCATCTGTCTTTTAGCATGCCTGCTAAAATATATCTTTTTCAAAAAGTCCCCCTCTTCTATTATTTCATAGCTACATATTAAACAGAGCAACATTCATTCTTATTAATCAATATCCCCGTTTTACCTCCACCTCTTTTGGAAACACTTCTTTTTTGTTGAACTGGGGCACAATATAAAGCATTTACCAGAGGAGCCAATTCTATAATAAATAGATTATACTTAAAAGTCAAGGTAAAACAATGAAATATAAATTAAGGGGCACAGCGTATCACCATGCCCCTTAATTTTTCAATTAGGCCTCTATCTTTGAGAAAAAATCCTCACAGCAGATAAAATACTGCTGCGCACATTTTACTCATATCTTTTTCAGCTTACAGAATTCACTACCTGCTCAACAAACTGAGGCTCCGGCAATGCACCCTCAAAGCTGTGATCTTCATTCATTACAATCTTCGGTACTCCCATGACTTCATACTTCTGCCCCATTTGCGGGAATTCGGAGACTTCAATTGTATCAGAAGTGATAAATTCATTCTCCATTGCAAGGAAATAACCCATAATCGCAGCTCTCGGGCAATAAGGACACGTTGGCGTAACAAAAATCTGAATGTGCAGAGGTTTGTTAACTTTTTTAATCGCTTCCTTTGCATCATCTGAAAGCCCTGAGCTCCCTTCTGAAACTGCAAGAACCATTTCAAGAAGTGTGGCAAATTCATAGCCTGAAGGTATTCCGTAATAACGGATACCATAATCCTTTTCATTTCTGATTATTAAAGCCGGTATCTTATCAACATTATACTCTTCTTTAGCCTCTTTATCACTTACAAAACTAAGAACTTCCAGTTCAAGCTTATCGGAAAGTTCTGTTACTTCATTAAGCAGAGTCTCAGTTTCCGAACAATATTGACATTCTGCTGCTACCTTCTGTGTAAAAAGTACCATTTTTACCGGATTCTTCATATCTTCCAGCCGTTTTCTTATCTCTACCTTATCTTCATCTCTTAACATTAAATCCTCCTGGGATATATTTATTATTTTAAAAAATTAAACGAACTACTCACTAATTATTAAAATTCACCATACTCTCCGCTACGCCTCTGTTCAAGCACAGGAAAATCTTTTCTATATTTATCGACTTCATCTATATCAATCTCGGCATGAAGAAGCACTTCATCCTTCGCTGCTTCAAGAATAACATCTCCCCGAGGGCCAATTAAAGCTGAAAAACCTAATTCTGTACTATCGGAAAGAGCCGCACTATTGCATCCTGCAACAAAGACAAGATTCTCAATTGCCCTTGCTTTAAGAAGTGTCCTCCAGTGTTCTAACCGCGGTTCAGGCCAGAAACCAGGCACAAATACAATCTTTGCCCCGTCAAGAGTTATGCGTCTGAAAAGCTCAGGGAAACGCAGGTCAAAGCAAGTTGCCATGCCGGCTTTTGCCCACTCAGTACTAAAAACAGAATGCCTTGATCCTGCATAAAAATAGTCATTTTCATGCATTATATTAAAAAGATGCATTTTATGATATTTTTCTTTTAGCACACCATCTTTATTATAATAAAAAGCAGTATTGTATACTCTTCCTTTCTCAACAGAGGGAGATGCTCCGATAATTGCAATTTTATTTTCTTTTGATATACGAGCCACTTCTGAAAATACGCCCTTATTAACAGGAGTAGCTAATCCTGATAATTTTCCCAGATCATAACCAGTAGCCCAGTATTCAGGAAGAATTAAAATATTACTTCCAAGGCCTGAAGCCTCTTTGGCCGCATGTTCCGCTTTGTCTAAATTTTTTTCAAGCACACCCTTTTCGGCCTGCATCTGAAAAATTGATATTTTCATGGTTTACAGAATCCTCTATTCCGGATTTATTTCAATTAACGGAATAATTTCAACACTGTTTTTTAGCATTGCAGATATAGCACAATATTTATTCTGTGAAAGATCCACTGCCTTTGCTACCTTCTCAGGATCAATATCTTTACCGAAAAACTGGTAAGTTAAAGTTATTTTAGTGTAGACTTTCGGGTGCTCCGGAGCTCTTTCTGCATCAATGCGCATTTCAAAATTATCAAGCTCAATATGCATTTTTTTTATAATTGATAATACATCCATACCTGTGCATGTTCCAAGAGCCATCAAAACCATCTCCATTGGACGTGCTGCGCCATCGCTGCCGTCAAGAGTTTCAACAGTATCAGCAACAACCCAATGGTTTGATTCACTTATTGCAGCAAGCGTCAATCCTTCAATACGCTTTATTCTGACTTTCATCTATTTTCTCCGTACATTTTATTGAACTAAAAGGACAAAGCACTTATTGCTATCTGTCCCTGCAGTTCCAATTTGATATTTGCTATTCAATTATTCTACTTTAAATCAAGAAGATATTGGATATCATGCTCAAATTCACTTTTTGGGCGAAGCCCGATATATCTTTTCATTGCTTCACCTTTTTTGCTTATGATAAAAGCAGTGGGTATGGATCGAATCGGGCCGTATGCTTCTCCGACTTGCCTCGTAGCAACCGCAACTGGATAGTTCATTCCATACTCTTTTGCAAAATCTTTAACTTTCTGTTCACCTTCCCTGCCAAAAGCAAGCCCGATAATTACAAGGCCTTTATCCTTATAATCATTATAAAGCTCGATAAAAGCAGGAATTCCTCTGCGGCACGGCGGGCACCAGGTATCCCAGAAATCAATAATCACAACCTTGCCCCTGTAATCTGAAAGCGTAATTGTTTTTCCGTTAATATCTTTTAAGGAAAAATCCGGCGCTAAATTTTGAGCTGATGTCTCTTTCTGCGCTGTTTTTTCTGTCTGCTTAGTTTGTTTTACCTGCGTTGCTGCCTGCTTAGTGTTATTTTTCTGGCCACCATTGCAGTTAATACCTGCAACGCTTAAGAGAATAAGTCCTGCGAAAATAATTGCACTCTTTTTCATAATATCAAACTCCTTAATTTTTACCGCCGTATGCAAAAAGCCCGCCAACTACGGCTCCATATAGAATACTTATATAAGGGTTACTTGTTATAGGGCATGAACCTGAACGGCATCCCACGAATTTATAGTATAAAAAACCTGCAAGGCCGCCTATAATAACACCTATAAGCATATTAAGCATTTTCTTTTTTCTCCATTTTGCCATTAAAGCGCAGCTTCAAGCTTTTTTACAACTACATCTTTCGGAACCGCACCGATAATTTGATCAACCGCTTTTCCGTCCTTAAAAATAATTGTAGTCGGGATACTTATAACTCCGTATTCTCCGGTAATTTCCGGAGCCTCGTCTGTATTCAATTTCCCAATCTTTACGCGGCCGTCATACTCTTCTGCCAATGCTTCCATAATGGGAATCATCAATCTGCATGGGCCGCACCAGGGCGCCCAAAAATCCACAACTACAGGAACATCAGACTCTATTACTTCATTTTGAAAATTACTATCATCTAAGATTATTTCTGCTGCCATAAACCAACCTCCTTTTTACCTTTAAGTTATATCATTGAATCCAACAATTTCAGTACACAATCATTCTTAATCTTGTAACAAACCAGATGGCCCTCCCTGTGTGACTCAACAATCCCGAGATTTCTCAATATTGAAAGATGCTGTGAAACAGTAGGCTGAGCCATACCAAGCTCCTCTTCCATTGACCGGACACAAGGGCTTGTGTCTCTGATCAATTCCAAAAGCTGGAGCCTTGTCGGATTTGCAAGAGCTTTCAGCAATCTTGCACGTTCATTGTAATTTTGATTCTTCTTTTTTTTCTTGTTTACCATATTACTCTTTTGAATCAATTAGCTTTATAGCATGTTCAACAGCCACAGTGCCTTCGCCGACCGCTGCTGTTATCTGTTTAATATTTCCCGCTCTTACGTCACCCGCTGCATAAACCCCCTTCACTGATGTTTCCATATTTTCATCTGTTTTAACATAACCCTGTTCATCCATATCAACTCTGCCTTCAAGAAAATGCGTATTAGGAATATATCCGATAAAAATAAATACTCCATCTACATCATAATCCTTTTTCTCTCCGGTTTTTATATATTCCATTGTCACAGAATCTACACGGTCGCTTCCTTTGATTGCAGTAAGCCTGTGATGCATAATAAACTCAAGTTTAGGTTCTGCCAAAGCCCTGTTAATAAGTATTTTTTCCGCCTTAAGCTCTTCCATTGTCTCGCGCCGCGAAATCAGCTTGACTGATCTTGCAAATTTTGTAATATAGAGAGCTTCCTGCACGCTTGTACTTCCGCCTCCCACTACAAATACATTTTTATCCTTAAAAAATGGCGCATCACAAGTACCGCAGTAAGAAACTCCATGTCCTTTGAATTCTTTTTCTCCGGGGATTTCAAGCATCCTCGGCTCTGTTCCTGTTGTAATTATTACGCTTTTTGCAGAGTACTCCTTGCCCGCCGCTTTTACAATTTTATCCGGGCCCTTAAAATCCACTTCATTTACTTCTCCTGAAAGAACTTTTAAGCCGAATTTCCTTGCCTGTTTCTCCATGTTCTGTACAAGATCAAAACCTGCAACACCATTTTCAAAGCCAGGATAGTTTTCAACCCAATCTGTCTGAGCTACCTGCCCGCCTGGAA
Encoded proteins:
- the trxB gene encoding thioredoxin-disulfide reductase, producing the protein MKMADFDLLILGGGPAGLTAGIYAGRALLNVTMVEKLVPGGQVAQTDWVENYPGFENGVAGFDLVQNMEKQARKFGLKVLSGEVNEVDFKGPDKIVKAAGKEYSAKSVIITTGTEPRMLEIPGEKEFKGHGVSYCGTCDAPFFKDKNVFVVGGGSTSVQEALYITKFARSVKLISRRETMEELKAEKILINRALAEPKLEFIMHHRLTAIKGSDRVDSVTMEYIKTGEKKDYDVDGVFIFIGYIPNTHFLEGRVDMDEQGYVKTDENMETSVKGVYAAGDVRAGNIKQITAAVGEGTVAVEHAIKLIDSKE
- a CDS encoding DUF4258 domain-containing protein: MKKIYFSRHAKRQMKWREVSEEDVISTIFDPEDVQNAIKGRENAYKQINEKWIKVTFKKEDDKLIIITVIDKNK
- the trxA gene encoding thioredoxin; this translates as MAAEIILDDSNFQNEVIESDVPVVVDFWAPWCGPCRLMIPIMEALAEEYDGRVKIGKLNTDEAPEITGEYGVISIPTTIIFKDGKAVDQIIGAVPKDVVVKKLEAAL
- a CDS encoding DUF2283 domain-containing protein, with product MKIEYDQEVDALYIRIQEKVVSRTKELEEGINIDFDEDGKIIGLEIIGAKERYSNEDILNISTENLILEKAV
- a CDS encoding MMPL family transporter; the encoded protein is MENLLKKLFGKPHLALVLILLFSIAFFVVMKKQSRMETDLDKYMPQKHPAFVYSNQAEEKFNIRDGIIIAVENKEGVFNYSTLKKVKDLTKTLGKMKEINKDDVTSLYTADNIIGTEDGMDVKSFYKKVPESPEALNKIRDNVRSNEMIYGRLVSKDETVTVIIAEINDDVFSQKFYHEILNLVKKYEGPEKLYVAGRPIVEGTMAYLGPKDMKRMVPIVILVIIFVLIAVLRSFKSTFFTLLVVLFATVWTFGLMALLKVPIYAVSTMIPVMLIAIGVADGIHIFSHMHLYMRNNPGAGKKEVVMNMIHEMWKPVVMTSVTTAVGFISLLTSQVYPIKYFGIFTAFGVMMAMVFSLVLLPAGIMAFGLPGWKDKNREDKEKEKQQNKFSSQFIRNLLKYKYITIIATAIVIAVSIIGIQKVWINSSFLDKFEENSDIVQTDKFINEHFGGTSTLNVIFESKENDTFKQPEVLRAIDKLQSDVDSSLAVVGNSFALTDYLKRMNKVMHADKEEFNRIPDSQDLIAQYLLLYEMSGDPDNLWKVVDYGYRSANLTFQLKSDNSKALNSAISVIEKYIPQFKKMGISVHYAGSG
- a CDS encoding carbon-nitrogen family hydrolase, giving the protein MKISIFQMQAEKGVLEKNLDKAEHAAKEASGLGSNILILPEYWATGYDLGKLSGLATPVNKGVFSEVARISKENKIAIIGASPSVEKGRVYNTAFYYNKDGVLKEKYHKMHLFNIMHENDYFYAGSRHSVFSTEWAKAGMATCFDLRFPELFRRITLDGAKIVFVPGFWPEPRLEHWRTLLKARAIENLVFVAGCNSAALSDSTELGFSALIGPRGDVILEAAKDEVLLHAEIDIDEVDKYRKDFPVLEQRRSGEYGEF
- a CDS encoding winged helix-turn-helix transcriptional regulator gives rise to the protein MVNKKKKKNQNYNERARLLKALANPTRLQLLELIRDTSPCVRSMEEELGMAQPTVSQHLSILRNLGIVESHREGHLVCYKIKNDCVLKLLDSMI
- a CDS encoding YtxH domain-containing protein: MAKWRKKKMLNMLIGVIIGGLAGFLYYKFVGCRSGSCPITSNPYISILYGAVVGGLFAYGGKN
- a CDS encoding TetR/AcrR family transcriptional regulator translates to MENYTERQTEIIDKSIKIISDMGIQHLTIKNLSKSMGLSEPAIYRHFESKIDILLGILDYFSKVPKKLHSALEGKKFPLAALTEIFLAHVRYFSENSAQAAVIFSEEIFQNDKRLSEKVFSIMNENEEKILKLIKEGQEQKKIRNDIPAEQMATIIIGSLRFLITKWRLSNFSFNLEEKGGIVWNSISEMIKESSYENS
- a CDS encoding TlpA family protein disulfide reductase — encoded protein: MKKSAIIFAGLILLSVAGINCNGGQKNNTKQAATQVKQTKQTEKTAQKETSAQNLAPDFSLKDINGKTITLSDYRGKVVIIDFWDTWCPPCRRGIPAFIELYNDYKDKGLVIIGLAFGREGEQKVKDFAKEYGMNYPVAVATRQVGEAYGPIRSIPTAFIISKKGEAMKRYIGLRPKSEFEHDIQYLLDLK
- a CDS encoding OsmC family protein; this translates as MKVRIKRIEGLTLAAISESNHWVVADTVETLDGSDGAARPMEMVLMALGTCTGMDVLSIIKKMHIELDNFEMRIDAERAPEHPKVYTKITLTYQFFGKDIDPEKVAKAVDLSQNKYCAISAMLKNSVEIIPLIEINPE
- a CDS encoding cupin domain-containing protein, which produces MKIADAKKVQPMENVHNVKASELYKTEHAVAVHITLKPGEKLKPHITPVDVFFYILEGTPDIMVGEERETVKADMLIESPANIPHCIYNPTENRARVLVVKVPKPKKATRLL
- a CDS encoding thioredoxin family protein yields the protein MLRDEDKVEIRKRLEDMKNPVKMVLFTQKVAAECQYCSETETLLNEVTELSDKLELEVLSFVSDKEAKEEYNVDKIPALIIRNEKDYGIRYYGIPSGYEFATLLEMVLAVSEGSSGLSDDAKEAIKKVNKPLHIQIFVTPTCPYCPRAAIMGYFLAMENEFITSDTIEVSEFPQMGQKYEVMGVPKIVMNEDHSFEGALPEPQFVEQVVNSVS